The proteins below are encoded in one region of Juglans microcarpa x Juglans regia isolate MS1-56 chromosome 4D, Jm3101_v1.0, whole genome shotgun sequence:
- the LOC121261346 gene encoding NEP1-interacting protein 2, with product MDFIAHPSVLASSSSSLLLNFFERVRDTFHFAVSAVLGSILSAIFTFFFALVGTLLGAMTGALIGQETESGFVRGAAVGAISGAVFSIEVFESSLVLWQSDESGFGCLLYLIDVIASLLSGRLVRERIGPAMLSAVQSQMGAVEASFDEIPNIFDIGGAKGLPGDSVEKIPKIIISKNNNVDASGEEVSCSVCLQEFQLGETVRCLPHCHHMFHLPCIDKWLLRHGSCPLCRRDL from the exons ATGGATTTTATTGCACACCCATCTGTTCTTGCTTCCTCTTCATCGTCTCTCCTTTTGAATTTCTTTGAAAGGGTTAGAGATACTTTCCATTTCGCGGTGTCTGCTGTTCTTGGGAGCATCTTATCTGCGATCTTCACCTTCTTCTTTGCATTAg TGGGCACCTTGTTAGGAGCTATGACTGGAGCTTTGATAGGCCAAGAGACCGAAAGCGGTTTTGTTCGAGGGGCTGCCGTTGGAGCAATATCTGGAGCTGTTTTCTCCATTGAAGTCTTTGaatcttctcttgttctttgGCAATCAGATGAATCCGGTTTTGGATGTCTCCTCTACTTG ATTGATGTTATTGCAAGCCTTCTGAGTGGCAGACTAGTTCGCGAGCGGATTGGTCCGGCCATGTTAAGTGCTGTGCAGAGTCAG ATGGGTGCTGTTGAAGCAAGCTTTGATGAGATCCCAAACATCTTCGACATCGGTGGAGCCAAGGGTTTGCCGGGAGATTCAGTTGAAAAAATCCCAAAGATCATAATCTCAAAGAACAACAATGTAGATGCTTCTGGAGAGGAAGTCTCTTGTTCAGTGTGCCTTCAG GAATTTCAGCTTGGAGAGACAGTTAGATGCTTGCCTCATTGCCATCATATGTTTCACCTACCTTGCATAGATAAGTGGCTCCTCAGGCATGGTTCTTGCCCATTATGCAGAAGGGATCTGTGA